Proteins encoded together in one Nitrospiraceae bacterium window:
- a CDS encoding ParB/RepB/Spo0J family partition protein — MKTALGKGLEALIPEKGEEILRLDITRILPGEQQPRKIFKDEALKELAVSIKEKGVLQPIIVSRTGDGTFRLIAGERRWRASQLAGLKKIPAIIKNVASRDSLEIALIENIQRENLNPVETAEAFSRLMKEFNLTQEELSEKVGKERATVANYMRLLKLPDEIKSLVSDGSLSMGHARAILSIEGRSQQVEAARKILSKGFSVREAEALSKTISSVPAKKAKSKHKDAQIASLEDKLIKNLGTKVHILHKGKKGGKIEIEYYSLDELDRLLDILMG, encoded by the coding sequence ATGAAGACGGCATTGGGCAAAGGGCTTGAGGCATTAATCCCTGAAAAGGGCGAAGAGATATTGCGATTAGACATTACCCGTATACTTCCGGGCGAACAACAGCCAAGAAAGATATTCAAGGATGAAGCCCTTAAAGAACTTGCGGTATCTATAAAAGAAAAAGGCGTGCTCCAGCCGATCATTGTCTCGAGGACCGGCGACGGCACTTTCAGGCTGATTGCAGGAGAGAGAAGGTGGCGCGCATCACAGCTTGCAGGATTAAAAAAAATACCTGCAATAATTAAAAATGTTGCTTCAAGGGACTCTCTTGAAATAGCGCTTATAGAAAATATACAGAGAGAAAACCTTAATCCTGTTGAAACAGCAGAGGCATTCAGCAGGCTCATGAAGGAATTCAATCTTACACAGGAAGAACTTTCTGAAAAAGTAGGAAAAGAAAGGGCAACAGTTGCTAATTACATGAGACTGCTAAAACTTCCTGATGAGATAAAGTCTCTGGTATCTGACGGCTCCCTGAGTATGGGCCATGCAAGGGCAATATTATCAATAGAAGGAAGGTCTCAGCAGGTTGAGGCAGCAAGGAAAATTCTAAGCAAAGGCTTTAGTGTTAGAGAGGCTGAGGCGCTTTCAAAAACAATAAGCTCTGTCCCAGCAAAAAAAGCAAAATCCAAACATAAGGATGCTCAGATTGCTTCGCTGGAGGATAAACTTATCAAGAATCTTGGCACAAAAGTCCATATACTTCATAAGGGGAAAAAAGGCGGAAAAATAGAAATAGAGTACTATTCCCTTGATGAGTTGGACAGGCTGCTTGATATATTAATGGGCTAG
- a CDS encoding AAA family ATPase — protein MNRVIAIANQKGGVGKTTTAINLAASLALAGKDILVIDTDPQGNSTSGLGIAKDSISKTLYDVFAQRCPMTDAITETRMEHLSVIPSTVDLLGVEIELVGKEEREFILSKLVNTLKERYPYIIIDCPPSLGLLTLNALVASDSVLIPVQCEYYALEGLSHLTNTIRLVRNSFNPALDIEGIVLTMFDSRNTLAHQVGEEVRKHFGSKVYNTVIPRNVALSEAPSHGKPVLLYDVRSKGAQSYLSLAKEILNEDGIGQRA, from the coding sequence ATGAACAGGGTAATCGCAATAGCAAACCAAAAAGGCGGTGTGGGTAAAACCACAACTGCCATTAATCTTGCAGCCTCTCTGGCTCTTGCGGGGAAGGACATTCTTGTAATTGATACAGACCCTCAAGGAAATTCTACAAGCGGACTTGGCATAGCAAAAGACAGCATCAGTAAAACGTTGTATGATGTCTTTGCACAGAGATGTCCCATGACAGATGCAATAACTGAAACAAGAATGGAGCATTTATCTGTTATTCCTTCAACTGTGGATCTTCTTGGTGTTGAGATAGAACTTGTTGGGAAAGAAGAAAGAGAGTTTATACTCTCAAAATTAGTAAATACATTAAAGGAACGTTATCCCTATATTATTATTGACTGTCCGCCTTCTCTCGGGCTTCTTACTTTAAATGCGCTTGTAGCTTCTGATTCTGTGCTGATTCCGGTGCAGTGCGAATATTATGCTCTTGAAGGTCTAAGTCATCTTACAAATACAATCAGGCTTGTAAGAAATTCTTTTAATCCTGCTCTTGACATTGAGGGGATAGTTTTGACAATGTTTGATTCTAGAAATACGCTTGCACATCAGGTTGGAGAAGAGGTCAGAAAGCATTTTGGCAGCAAGGTATACAATACTGTAATTCCAAGAAATGTAGCTCTGAGTGAGGCGCCGAGCCATGGCAAACCAGTCTTGCTTTATGATGTTAGGTCAAAGGGAGCACAGAGTTATCTATCGTTAGCAAAGGAGATATTAAATGAAGACGGCATTGGGCAAAGGGCTTGA
- a CDS encoding DoxX family protein, which produces MLKLLLRTDDLFSTLFLRLALGSVFFAHGAQKVLGLYGGTGYQKTIEMFTTQMSFPLWVPLVVMATEFLGSIFLILGFFTRIAALAIGISMGICAYLYHLQNGFFMNWSGMQKGEGFEFHILVIGIALTLLFKGGGLMSLDRLFVSNKR; this is translated from the coding sequence ATGCTTAAACTGCTTTTAAGAACAGACGATCTTTTCTCAACACTTTTTTTAAGGCTGGCATTGGGTTCTGTATTTTTTGCACATGGCGCACAAAAAGTTCTTGGTTTGTACGGCGGCACCGGCTATCAGAAAACCATCGAGATGTTCACAACACAGATGAGCTTTCCTCTATGGGTTCCTCTTGTTGTTATGGCTACTGAATTTTTAGGATCTATTTTTCTCATACTAGGATTCTTCACAAGGATAGCAGCCCTCGCAATTGGAATATCGATGGGGATATGTGCATATCTGTATCATTTACAGAATGGTTTTTTCATGAATTGGTCTGGAATGCAAAAAGGCGAGGGATTTGAATTCCATATACTTGTTATAGGAATAGCGCTTACGCTTTTGTTTAAAGGCGGCGGGCTTATGTCTCTTGACAGGCTTTTTGTATCTAACAAAAGATAA